A DNA window from Vigna unguiculata cultivar IT97K-499-35 chromosome 10, ASM411807v1, whole genome shotgun sequence contains the following coding sequences:
- the LOC114165323 gene encoding uncharacterized protein LOC114165323, which yields MKPMQPPFPKNYDPNAKCDYHGGGVGHSTEKCVALKHKVEALINSGWVKFHEDKPNVEANPLSGHGNPSTNAIEGREHKLVKNVSEIRSSKRFIFETLLKLGLLKGEYNLGEKCEFHPDAKHFADKCTKFEIVLQDLLDKNFVQVYREGMEEELFAQDGGKLDVTLPEPLVIHFTRSPSTPTIQERQPITIQAPSSFPYKSEKAVPWKYGARVSGGEQRTEGQPTNGEPVVENISGIGGMTRSGRIFTPPILMKNGAGSSESMMTKNAKESLKGKMIQTDEGLRKDDKKEISNEEAGEFLKFIQQSEYKVVEQLNRMPARISLLDLLMHSTSHRELLMKILSGAHVEKNISLDSFEGIVSNITANNYLTFTDEEIPVEGRGHNKALHVSVKCLDHVIARVLIDNGSSLNVMPKETLGKLPCEGIHMKPSAMIVRAFDGSKREVMGEVELSIQIGPCVFQVTFQVMDILPAYSCLLGRPWIHSAGVVPSTLHQKLKYVMGDKLVIVSGEEDILVSGPSSSRYIEAAEEALETAFQSLEIVGNAYVEPYPMNPRLSCASLMTAKVMLKEGYEYGKRLGKDKQGLIFPLEITKKRNRHGLGYKPTREDKRRLVEERRERGLARMQGKELGLGKICICDIKESFRSAGWINTSPIAAVNDEEELGGSNFVWPCVSDAPLNNWETLDLPVMFNLVKM from the coding sequence ATGAAACCTATGCAACCTCCGTTCCCAAAGAATTATGATCCAAATGCTAAATGTGATTATCATGGAGGAGGAGTTGGACACTCTACTGAGAAGTGTGTAGCCCTTAAACACAAAGTGGAAGCTTTAATCAACTCAGGATGGGTAAAGTTTCACGAAGACAAACCTAATGTCGAAGCGAATCCTCTTTCTGGGCATGGGAATCCTTCGACAAATGCCATTGAGGGTAGGGAACACAAGCTAGTAAAGAATGTGAGTGAAATTCGGAGCTCCAAGCGATTTATTTTTGAGACATTGCTGAAATTGGGCCTGTTAAAAGGGGAATATAACTTGGGTGAGAAATGTGAATTTCATCCAGATGCTAAACATTTTGCCGATAAGTGCACCAAGTTCGAGATTGTTTTACAAGATCTGCTTGACAAAAACTTTGTGCAAGTATATCGCGAGGGTATGGAGGAGGAATTATTTGCACAGGATGGCGGGAAACTAGATGTGACTTTGCCAGAGCCATTGGTGATTCATTTCACCAGATCCCCCTCCACACCAACAATTCAAGAAAGGCAACCTATTACTATCCAGGCACCCTCCTCTTTTCCTTACAAGAGTGAGAAAGCTGTCCCGTGGAAATATGGCGCACGTGTGTCGGGTGGGGAACAACGAACGGAAGGTCAACCTACCAATGGTGAGCCGGTGGTTGAAAACATATCGGGCATCGGTGGAATGACTAGGAGTGGTCGCATATTCACGCCTCCGATCTTGATGAAAAATGGAGCGGGGAGTAGTGAATCGATGATGACCAAGAATGCTAAAGAATCCTTGAAGGGGAAGATGATACAAACCGATGAAGGACTGAGAAAAGATGACAAGAAAGAAATATCTAATGAAGAGGCTGGTGAGTTTTTGAAGTTCATACAACAGAGCGAGTATAAAGTGGTTGAACAACTGAATCGCATGCCTGCTCGGATCTCTCTTTTGGATTTACTCATGCATTCAACCTCACACAGAGAGCTACTAATGAAGATACTCAGTGGGGCGCATGTGGAGAAGAATATCTCTCTGGACAGTTTTGAGGGAATTGTTAGCAACATCACCGCTAACAATTACCTCACTTTCACTGACGAGGAGATACCTGTTGAAGGGAGAGGACACAACAAGGCCCTCCATGTCTCTGTGAAATGCTTGGATCATGTCATAGCGCGAGTATTAATCGACAATGGTTCTTCCTTGAACGTAATGCCAAAAGAAACACTGGGAAAGCTTCCGTGTGAGGGTATCCACATGAAACCAAGCGCGATGATCGTGAGGGCTTTTGATGGGAGTAAGAGAGAAGTGATGGGAGAGGTAGAACTGTCAATCCAAATCGGGCCGTGTGTCTTTCAAGTAACCTTTCAAGTGATGGATATCCTCCCAGCATACAGTTGCTTGTTGGGTCGCCCTTGGATTCACTCAGCAGGTGTGGTGCCTTCAACCTTGCACCAAAAGTTGAAATATGTCATGGGCGATAAACTAGTAATAGTTTCAGGAGAGGAAGATATTTTGGTAAGTGGACCTTCGTCTTCTCGCTATATTGAAGCAGCAGAAGAAGCCCTCGAGACAGCATTCCAGTCTTTGGAAATTGTGGGCAATGCTTATGTGGAGCCATATCCAATGAACCCACGCTTGTCTTGTGCCTCCCTTATGACTGCCAAGGTCATGCTGAAAGAGGGATATGAGTACGGAAAAAGGCTAGGCAAGGATAAGCAAGGATTGATATTTCCTCTGGAGATCACTAAGAAAAGAAACAGACACGGCCTGGGATACAAGCCTACTCGAGAAGACAAAAGAAGGTTAGTTGAAGAAAGGAGAGAGCGTGGTCTGGCCCGCATGCAAGGAAAGGAGCTGGGGTTAGGAAAGATCTGCATTTGTGACATCAAAGAGAGCTTTCGCAGTGCCGGGTGGATCAACACTAGCCCGATAGCAGCCGTCAACGATGAAGAGGAACTTGGAGGCTCGAATTTTGTGTGGCCGTGCGTTTCAGATGCACCACTCAACAATTGGGAGACTTTGGATCTACCTGTGatgtttaatttggttaaaatgtaa
- the LOC114165324 gene encoding uncharacterized protein LOC114165324 codes for MEDWEEAHEAVKADINQLKDQVSQILEALKSLKASGEASSARIEENVHPQVPRYEVQNAQGMSIPFPMYGLPPGYTPPVGECSETEQTPFSFPVTNNTLPINTQGSILASTPMTGAGMKETVTFAEPRVTVAPKSPNITVDEDALAKVIPHATAQVVSTGIDEAKSKLEILEERVRAIEGGGSYGFGDVARLSLVPGVMIPHKFKVPEFEKYQGTTCPKSHLTMYGRKMAAYAYDDKLLIHCFQDSLAGVALNWYTHLEPSRIHSWMDLADAFVKQYKYNTDSAPDRLQLQNMAKKDIESFKEYAQRWRELAAQVEPPLLDKEMVATFVNTLQSPFYEHVLGNVSSNFADIIIIGERIEVGLKSGKIAYGPFAAATSKKPGFHPGKKKEVEAHTASVMPMWESRAPTHNYRPHMNQPPYVANAVSVHQTQPQQQGFYQGSNLYQPQHPPNNAWKTEPNSNFSRNAGQNANLRRNQERNFVQFTPIPMTYT; via the coding sequence ATGGAAGATTGGGAGGAAGCTCATGAAGCTGTGAAGGCCGACATTAATCAGTTGAAAGATCAAGTGAGCCAGATCCTAGAGGCCTTAAAGTCGCTGAAGGCTTCGGGAGAAGCTTCCTCTGCAAGGATTGAGGAAAACGTTCACCCTCAAGTTCCACGATATGAAGTCCAGAACGCCCAGGGTATGTCAATCCCATTCCCAATGTACGGTCTACCTCCGGGATACACCCCACCCGTTGGGGAATGTTCGGAGACGGAGCAGACTCCCTTTTCTTTTCCTGTGACTAACAACACACTACCGATCAATACTCAAGGGTCGATATTAGCCTCGACGCCCATGACAGGGGCAGGAATGAAAGAGACAGTCACATTCGCAGAACCAAGGGTGACTGTGGCACCGAAGTCTCCAAACATAACGGTTGACGAAGATGCTTTGGCTAAGGTCATACCGCACGCTACAGCCCAGGTAGTGTCCACCGGTATTGATGAGGCTAAGAGTAAGCTCGAGATTCTTGAAGAGAGGGTTCGAGCCATTGAAGGTGGTGGAAGCTATGGGTTTGGTGATGTTGCGAGATTAAGCTTGGTTCCCGGTGTGATGATACCTCATAAGTTCAAGGTCCCAGAATTTGAAAAGTATCAGGGTACCACGTGCCCCAAGAGCCATCTGACAATGTATGGTAGAAAGATGGCTGCATATGCCTATGATGACAAGTTGTTGATACATTGTTTCCAAGATAGTTTGGCTGGTGTTGCGCTGAATTGGTATACACACTTGGAGCCATCTCGAATTCATTCCTGGATGGATTTGGCGGACGCCTTTGTGAAGCAGTATAAGTACAACACGGATAGCGCGCCAGATAGATTGCAATTGCAAAATATGGCCAAGAAGGATATTGAGTCCTTCAAGGAATATGCGCAACGGTGGAGAGAGTTGGCTGCTCAGGTTGAGCCACCACTACTTGATAAGGAGATGGTGGCGACGTTTGTAAACACACTACAATCACCATTTTATGAGCACGTGTTGGGGAATGTGTCTTCCAATTTCGctgatatcattattattggTGAAAGGATAGAAGTCGGGTTAAAAAGTGGAAAAATTGCATATGGCCCGTTCGCGGCTGCAACTTCTAAGAAACCCGGTTTCCATCcaggaaagaagaaagaagtggAAGCACACACAGCCTCAGTGATGCCAATGTGGGAAAGTCGGGCTCCTACTCATAATTATCGACCTCACATGAATCAACCTCCTTATGTGGCCAATGCAGTGTCTGTTCATCAAACACAACCTCAGCAACAAGGGTTTTATCAAGGGTCGAATCTTTATCAACCGCAGCATCCCCCAAATAATGCTTGGAAAACTGAACCTAACTCAAATTTCAGCCGAAATGCGGGTCAAAACGCCAATCTGAGGAGAAATCAAGAGCGGAACTTTGTTCAGTTCACCCCCATTCCGATGACGTATACGTAA